The genomic stretch CTCTCATCCTTAGCATCCACTGGGAGAACATTCCTGGGGCCAATGAAATCACATAAATTCATTGTGGATGAAAGCACCAACCAGAGCACATTGATTTGTTCTGCTGTTAGACTGATTGAAAGTTTGGATTTGACAAGTGCTGCTGGACAGCTTCTTAATGAAACCATTCAGGCTCAGAACAAGGAGTTTAAGACTGGGATGAGTACCCTGTTGTTCCTGGTTGGAGCGTGGAGCAATGCTGTGGTGGAGTGCCTCCAGCAGAACGTTCCTGTTCCAGCAATAGTGTCTGTGATGTCTGAGGGGTTGAACTCTTGCTGTGAGAGAGTCCAGTGTCTTCAAATACCAATACATGATGTAAAGAAAGAGCTGTGTTCTAGCAGAGTTAGGCCAAAGGCTTTTGAAAGCAAAACTGGCCAAGCTGGACGTGACGGTCTTACAAATCCTTGGAATTTGCTGTGTTTTCAGAGAGATATTTCTGCACCAGAAGAAATAATTCCAATAAATTCTAGTTCCCATCAAGGAGATGATTGTCATTTTAACAAGTGCCTGGTTTCATCTTTGGCTGGCTTTGGTTCAGTGACTTCTCTTGTCAAAGCAGCGGGTGACAGAAGTTCGTCTGTGTTGTCTGGAAGTGGTGTTACTGCATCCAGCTGTATCGCTATCACACACAAGTTAACCCACAGCAGACACTTCAGCACCCTGGGGAAAAGCCATTTTTCAAGTCAGCAAGGTGATTTTCAGGGATACCTTTCAGGGCCATCAGCAGATCCATGTGGATGTTGTGGTTTAGGAcatttggcaatggctctgagCCACGGAAACCAGACCAGCGTGAAACTGCTACAGAGCATTGCTGCTTATCAGCAAGAGAGAGCAGAATGCAGTGGCTCTTCCCAGATTAACATCACAGAGATTGTGACGTGCTGCGTGCTAGGCCTGCCTGAGAGCTATTCCTGTGTCTCCCCAGGCTTTGTCACATTAGTGTCACCAGAGCAAGCCACAGTCATCAAACACTTTGCAGACAAACCCCTTCGGATTCTGCTGATGGATGGTGACCTCACGGAGCAGTATCGCCACTTAGGTTTTAACAGACCACAGAATGTAAGGACCGTACTGGAGCATCCGAATCCacagggaggcagagcaggagaTGCGTGGCTAAGCAGAATGCTGGATATTCTGATGACCTTTGAAGTAAACCTGGTTTTGGTCAAAGGAAATGTGTGCGAGAACTTCATGGAAAGGTGCATCGGCAGCAGGATATTGGTAATTGGTTGTGTGGCTCGGGATGTGCTGTGTGCCTTTGGGGCGGCCACTGGTGCCCAGGCAGTGACGTACCTGAGCCAGCTGAACGCTTCCTGTGTTGGGAACGGGGCCCGGGCGGAGCTGTGGAAGGCCAGCGATGGGCGCGCGATGGATCTGGGTGAGCTGGTGCCAGTGCGGATCAGCGCGGGAGGCATCCCCCTGCTCACGGCCGTGCTCACCACTGCCCTGCCTT from Aphelocoma coerulescens isolate FSJ_1873_10779 chromosome 4, UR_Acoe_1.0, whole genome shotgun sequence encodes the following:
- the BBS12 gene encoding Bardet-Biedl syndrome 12 protein isoform X1 codes for the protein METYSICFTSELCKSLSGSTSGPARCRCNNTPGPRTSRRSVSCAKRNEASFPRLDESRCCPLPMAFRDVNARRHIGLQQLSSLASTGRTFLGPMKSHKFIVDESTNQSTLICSAVRLIESLDLTSAAGQLLNETIQAQNKEFKTGMSTLLFLVGAWSNAVVECLQQNVPVPAIVSVMSEGLNSCCERVQCLQIPIHDVKKELCSSRVRPKAFESKTGQAGRDGLTNPWNLLCFQRDISAPEEIIPINSSSHQGDDCHFNKCLVSSLAGFGSVTSLVKAAGDRSSSVLSGSGVTASSCIAITHKLTHSRHFSTLGKSHFSSQQGDFQGYLSGPSADPCGCCGLGHLAMALSHGNQTSVKLLQSIAAYQQERAECSGSSQINITEIVTCCVLGLPESYSCVSPGFVTLVSPEQATVIKHFADKPLRILLMDGDLTEQYRHLGFNRPQNVRTVLEHPNPQGGRAGDAWLSRMLDILMTFEVNLVLVKGNVCENFMERCIGSRILVIGCVARDVLCAFGAATGAQAVTYLSQLNASCVGNGARAELWKASDGRAMDLGELVPVRISAGGIPLLTAVLTTALPSKVQLLEDQFWTLLYRLHHALKDGKVFPGGGAVELLCLSHIQVLAEQPKPLGNDKPGREFPSPWLAEYKSIVLQALGSGWKWYLSVVLCNTAKARSELEACAAVDHHLQKAAACGSPSAYILAEFKRGGVLRGGSDPFPDQVTDLKVCDNVAAKTEAWRRALDLVLLVLQTDTEIITGPTRNQLLNSPVSGEFMFL
- the BBS12 gene encoding Bardet-Biedl syndrome 12 protein isoform X2 — encoded protein: MAFRDVNARRHIGLQQLSSLASTGRTFLGPMKSHKFIVDESTNQSTLICSAVRLIESLDLTSAAGQLLNETIQAQNKEFKTGMSTLLFLVGAWSNAVVECLQQNVPVPAIVSVMSEGLNSCCERVQCLQIPIHDVKKELCSSRVRPKAFESKTGQAGRDGLTNPWNLLCFQRDISAPEEIIPINSSSHQGDDCHFNKCLVSSLAGFGSVTSLVKAAGDRSSSVLSGSGVTASSCIAITHKLTHSRHFSTLGKSHFSSQQGDFQGYLSGPSADPCGCCGLGHLAMALSHGNQTSVKLLQSIAAYQQERAECSGSSQINITEIVTCCVLGLPESYSCVSPGFVTLVSPEQATVIKHFADKPLRILLMDGDLTEQYRHLGFNRPQNVRTVLEHPNPQGGRAGDAWLSRMLDILMTFEVNLVLVKGNVCENFMERCIGSRILVIGCVARDVLCAFGAATGAQAVTYLSQLNASCVGNGARAELWKASDGRAMDLGELVPVRISAGGIPLLTAVLTTALPSKVQLLEDQFWTLLYRLHHALKDGKVFPGGGAVELLCLSHIQVLAEQPKPLGNDKPGREFPSPWLAEYKSIVLQALGSGWKWYLSVVLCNTAKARSELEACAAVDHHLQKAAACGSPSAYILAEFKRGGVLRGGSDPFPDQVTDLKVCDNVAAKTEAWRRALDLVLLVLQTDTEIITGPTRNQLLNSPVSGEFMFL